In a genomic window of bacterium:
- a CDS encoding endonuclease/exonuclease/phosphatase family protein, with the protein MVVATWNVHGCRGGDGRCDPERVARVVAELDADVVGLQEIEPAVVDVIAAHTGHTAIAAPTRTHHPGTGGNALLTRHRVAAVRRHDLSRAGREPRGALDVDLSLVGRRCRALVTHLGLQGAERRAQVRQLLALLGADPAPGGLTVLLGDLNEWLGPGRALRALRRGFACGGARSFPARLPLFALDRVVVRPAVALQSVRAHGSRLARIASDHLPVVGVIRGWT; encoded by the coding sequence ATGGTCGTGGCGACGTGGAACGTCCACGGCTGCCGCGGCGGTGACGGCCGCTGCGATCCGGAGCGCGTGGCCCGGGTGGTCGCGGAGCTCGACGCCGACGTCGTCGGCCTCCAGGAGATCGAGCCCGCGGTGGTCGACGTCATCGCCGCGCACACCGGACACACGGCCATCGCGGCTCCGACCCGCACGCATCATCCCGGCACGGGCGGCAACGCGCTCCTCACGCGCCATCGCGTGGCCGCCGTGCGCCGTCACGATCTGTCGCGCGCCGGGCGCGAGCCGCGCGGCGCGCTCGACGTCGACCTGTCGCTCGTCGGGCGCCGCTGCCGCGCGCTCGTGACCCACCTCGGGCTCCAGGGCGCCGAGCGGCGCGCCCAGGTCCGCCAGCTCCTCGCGCTGCTGGGGGCCGACCCCGCGCCGGGCGGGCTCACGGTGCTGCTCGGCGACCTCAACGAGTGGCTCGGCCCGGGCCGCGCGCTGCGTGCGCTGCGCCGCGGCTTCGCCTGCGGCGGAGCGCGCTCCTTTCCGGCCCGGCTGCCGCTCTTCGCGCTCGACCGCGTCGTCGTGCGGCCGGCCGTGGCGCTGCAATCCGTGCGCGCGCACGGCTCGCGTCTCGCGCGCATCGCGTCCGATCACCTGCCCGTGGTCGGCGTCATCCGGGGGTGGACATGA
- a CDS encoding DUF1328 domain-containing protein yields MLSWAITFFIIALVAAALGFGGVAGMSADIGWLLAVLGIVVLAIGIFGRAIGGRSTPLP; encoded by the coding sequence ATGCTGAGCTGGGCGATCACGTTCTTCATCATCGCGCTCGTCGCCGCCGCGCTGGGCTTCGGCGGCGTCGCCGGCATGTCGGCCGACATCGGCTGGCTCCTGGCGGTGCTCGGGATCGTCGTCCTCGCCATCGGTATCTTCGGGCGTGCGATCGGCGGCCGATCGACACCACTCCCGTAG
- a CDS encoding BON domain-containing protein has product MRSSSLSRLAVAGIVALVAIGCGDREPTTTAATDTARNTRDAGGGTVTPLDQSESAADRETTRRIREALVENDALSTNAKNVKVVTVEGAVTVRGPVNSPAEKATVVALAQKVAGPAKVVDQLEVAAP; this is encoded by the coding sequence ATGCGCTCGTCATCGCTGTCGCGTCTCGCCGTCGCCGGCATCGTGGCGCTCGTCGCGATCGGCTGCGGCGACCGCGAGCCCACCACCACCGCCGCCACCGACACCGCCCGGAACACCCGTGACGCCGGCGGCGGCACCGTCACCCCACTCGACCAATCCGAATCGGCCGCCGATCGCGAGACGACGCGCCGCATTCGCGAGGCGCTGGTCGAGAACGACGCCCTGTCGACCAACGCGAAGAACGTGAAGGTCGTCACCGTCGAAGGTGCCGTCACCGTGCGCGGTCCCGTGAACAGCCCTGCGGAGAAGGCGACCGTGGTCGCGCTCGCGCAGAAGGTCGCGGGTCCCGCCAAGGTCGTCGATCAGCTCGAGGTGGCGGCGCCGTGA
- a CDS encoding FAD-dependent oxidoreductase, which produces MNRVPWIDPLAEAAARPLPLTGDVHADVCVVGAGAAGLASAYLLAREGRRVVVLDERGVVCGDTARSTAHLTTWLDDGWARIVRIHGQERAWLAARSHAAAIDRLEAIVLLEEIDCGFERVDGWLCPQPGDDPRRLDDEAAAARQVGFDVEEATHPPVRGLATGRCLRIAHQAQCDPVRLLRGLAAAVERHGGHVYRARAVELGGDGPVRVVVAGERTVEADAVVLTTHAPLTDVHGLEEKQVANRTYAIAATIPAGTVPVALYWDTAEPFHYVRVVRGPDGAADLLVVGGEDHRTGDAGASPGRWDRLETWARERFPMLGDVTHRWSGQVLASLDGLGFIGRVGSRPQVWIATGDSGTGLTHGTIAGMLVADEIAGRGNPWSEVYDPSRLRLRAVGDLSRGALGVAARLGSWLTPGDVAEVEAIRPGHGAVVRRGLRKVAVYRDEDGRVAERSAVCPHRGCIVAWNEAEATWDCPCHGSRFAADGARLAGPAIRGLAPLDDDAAAVPQPGGGLII; this is translated from the coding sequence ATGAATCGCGTGCCGTGGATCGACCCGCTCGCCGAGGCCGCCGCGCGTCCGTTGCCGCTCACGGGTGACGTGCACGCCGACGTCTGCGTCGTCGGTGCCGGTGCTGCCGGGCTCGCGAGCGCGTATCTGCTCGCACGCGAGGGGCGGCGCGTCGTCGTGCTCGACGAGCGTGGCGTCGTCTGCGGCGACACGGCCCGCTCGACGGCGCACCTCACCACCTGGCTCGACGACGGATGGGCGCGCATCGTGCGCATCCACGGCCAGGAGCGGGCCTGGCTCGCGGCCCGCAGCCACGCCGCCGCGATCGATCGCCTGGAGGCCATCGTGCTGCTCGAGGAGATCGACTGCGGCTTCGAGCGCGTCGACGGCTGGCTCTGCCCGCAGCCCGGCGACGATCCCCGGCGGCTCGACGACGAGGCGGCGGCGGCGCGCCAGGTCGGTTTCGACGTCGAGGAGGCGACGCACCCGCCCGTGCGCGGTCTCGCCACCGGGCGTTGCCTGCGCATCGCGCACCAGGCCCAGTGCGATCCGGTGCGCCTGCTGCGCGGCCTCGCGGCCGCCGTGGAGCGCCACGGCGGCCACGTCTATCGCGCGCGCGCCGTCGAGCTCGGCGGCGACGGGCCGGTCCGCGTCGTCGTGGCGGGCGAGCGTACGGTGGAGGCCGATGCCGTCGTGCTGACGACCCATGCGCCGCTCACCGACGTCCACGGGCTCGAGGAGAAGCAGGTGGCGAATCGTACCTACGCCATCGCGGCCACGATCCCGGCGGGGACGGTGCCGGTGGCGCTGTACTGGGACACGGCGGAGCCGTTCCACTACGTGCGGGTGGTCCGGGGGCCAGACGGCGCCGCGGACCTGCTCGTCGTCGGCGGCGAGGACCATCGCACCGGCGACGCCGGCGCGTCGCCGGGACGCTGGGATCGGCTCGAGACCTGGGCGCGGGAGCGCTTCCCGATGCTGGGCGACGTCACCCATCGCTGGTCGGGACAGGTGCTCGCGTCGCTCGACGGGCTCGGCTTCATCGGCCGCGTCGGCTCCCGCCCGCAGGTCTGGATCGCCACCGGCGATTCGGGCACCGGCCTCACGCACGGGACGATCGCCGGCATGCTGGTCGCCGACGAGATCGCCGGCCGCGGCAATCCCTGGTCCGAGGTCTACGACCCGAGCCGGCTGCGGCTGCGCGCCGTCGGCGACCTCTCACGCGGTGCGCTCGGGGTCGCCGCACGTCTCGGCAGCTGGCTGACGCCCGGCGACGTGGCCGAGGTCGAGGCGATTCGCCCGGGCCACGGCGCCGTCGTTCGCCGCGGCCTGCGCAAGGTCGCGGTGTACCGCGACGAGGACGGTCGCGTCGCCGAGCGCTCGGCGGTCTGCCCGCACCGCGGCTGCATCGTCGCCTGGAACGAGGCGGAGGCGACCTGGGACTGCCCCTGCCACGGCTCGCGCTTCGCCGCCGACGGTGCGCGGCTGGCCGGCCCGGCCATCCGCGGGCTCGCGCCGCTCGACGACGACGCGGCGGCGGTGCCTCAGCCGGGCGGCGGCTTGATCATATAG
- a CDS encoding dihydrolipoyl dehydrogenase translates to MYKRSSARCRLGYAPGAVTRTCDVAVIGAGSAGIAAHRAARLAGARAVLIDGGPSGTTCARVGCMPSKLLVAAGEAAHAVARAGEFGIRVPDGVRVDAAAVLGRVRRERDRFVAGVLEALGALAAGERVCGRARFVGPTALALEDGTHLDARAVVIATGSRSQVPALLEPVRERVLTSDDVFELTALPSSVAVLGAGPIGLELGQALARLGVRVTICDRLREVGGLRDPAVAAAARDALGAELAFALGVTVTAEPRGDGVRLWLDGEGGRRPLDVERVLAATGRGPNVDALGLAATGLACDDRGVPLHDAGTGQCGTSPVFVAGDAGGGRAILHEAVDDGRIAGRNAARFPDLERPRRRTPLAIVFTEPQLAMVGERFDALDRDAVAFGAADFATQGRARVMARNRGLVRVWARRDDTRLVGGELAVPDAEHLAHLLAWAIQAECTVEEALAMPWYHPVVEEGLRSAIRELAAATHSRPPERPQDLECGPGVCA, encoded by the coding sequence ATGTACAAGCGGTCTTCCGCCCGATGCCGGCTCGGCTATGCTCCGGGCGCCGTGACGCGAACCTGCGACGTCGCCGTGATCGGTGCGGGCTCCGCCGGGATCGCGGCGCACCGCGCCGCCCGCCTGGCCGGAGCGCGGGCCGTGCTCATCGACGGAGGCCCGTCGGGCACGACCTGCGCCCGTGTCGGCTGCATGCCGTCGAAGCTGCTCGTGGCGGCGGGCGAGGCGGCGCATGCCGTGGCGCGTGCCGGGGAGTTCGGCATCCGCGTGCCGGACGGCGTACGGGTCGACGCGGCGGCCGTGCTCGGACGCGTGCGGCGCGAGCGCGACCGCTTCGTGGCCGGCGTCCTCGAGGCCCTCGGCGCCCTGGCGGCGGGCGAACGGGTGTGCGGCCGGGCGCGCTTCGTCGGCCCGACGGCGCTCGCGCTCGAGGACGGCACCCACCTCGACGCCCGCGCGGTCGTGATCGCCACCGGCTCGCGCTCGCAGGTCCCGGCCCTGCTCGAGCCCGTCCGTGAGCGCGTGCTGACGAGCGACGACGTGTTCGAGCTGACCGCCCTGCCGTCGTCGGTGGCGGTGCTGGGCGCCGGTCCGATCGGCCTCGAGCTCGGCCAGGCGTTGGCGCGCCTCGGCGTCCGCGTGACGATCTGTGATCGGCTGCGCGAGGTCGGCGGCCTCCGCGACCCCGCGGTGGCGGCCGCGGCGCGCGACGCCCTCGGGGCCGAGCTCGCGTTCGCGCTCGGCGTCACGGTCACGGCGGAGCCCCGCGGCGACGGCGTCCGGCTCTGGCTCGACGGAGAGGGGGGACGCCGGCCGCTCGACGTCGAGCGCGTGCTGGCGGCGACGGGACGCGGGCCAAACGTCGATGCGCTCGGGCTCGCCGCGACCGGGCTCGCCTGCGACGACCGCGGCGTGCCGCTGCACGACGCGGGCACCGGCCAGTGCGGCACCAGCCCGGTGTTCGTCGCCGGTGACGCCGGCGGCGGGCGCGCCATCCTGCACGAAGCGGTCGACGACGGTCGCATCGCCGGCCGCAACGCGGCCCGCTTCCCCGACCTCGAGCGCCCGCGCCGCCGCACGCCGCTCGCCATCGTCTTCACCGAGCCGCAGCTGGCGATGGTGGGCGAGCGCTTCGACGCCCTCGACCGCGACGCCGTCGCCTTCGGGGCCGCCGACTTCGCGACCCAGGGCCGGGCGCGGGTGATGGCGCGCAACCGCGGCCTCGTGCGCGTGTGGGCCCGCCGCGACGACACGCGCCTGGTCGGCGGCGAGCTCGCGGTGCCCGACGCCGAGCACCTGGCACATCTCCTCGCCTGGGCGATCCAGGCGGAGTGCACCGTCGAGGAGGCCCTCGCCATGCCCTGGTATCACCCGGTCGTCGAAGAGGGACTGCGCAGCGCGATCCGCGAGCTCGCCGCCGCGACCCACTCGCGCCCGCCGGAGCGGCCGCAGGACCTCGAGTGCGGTCCGGGGGTGTGCGCGTGA
- a CDS encoding CsbD family protein translates to MNADTLKGQWKQLRGHVQKQWGKLTNDDLDQAEGEADILAGKIQERYGRTKEEARKEIDSWLQSQ, encoded by the coding sequence ATGAACGCTGATACCCTGAAGGGCCAGTGGAAGCAGCTCCGCGGCCACGTCCAGAAGCAGTGGGGCAAGCTCACCAACGACGACCTCGATCAGGCCGAGGGCGAGGCCGACATCCTCGCCGGCAAGATCCAGGAGCGCTACGGGCGGACGAAGGAAGAGGCCCGCAAGGAGATCGACTCCTGGCTCCAGTCGCAGTGA
- a CDS encoding PaaI family thioesterase, protein MAASLADDPHPPLPDEARAALLERFNAINRPLFGGHLGYRLVDARRGWARLEVESRPELTNPHGVMHGGASFGLADSAVAAALLTIYPPGNALLTIEMKINYLEPIAGGTVAAEARVLRASRRSAYAEVDVLAGGKLAARATTTYMIKPPPG, encoded by the coding sequence ATGGCCGCATCGCTCGCCGACGACCCGCATCCGCCGCTGCCCGACGAGGCGCGCGCGGCGCTGCTCGAACGCTTCAACGCGATCAACCGCCCGCTCTTCGGCGGTCACCTCGGCTACCGCCTGGTCGACGCACGGCGCGGCTGGGCGCGGCTCGAGGTCGAGAGCCGTCCCGAGCTGACGAACCCGCACGGCGTCATGCACGGCGGGGCCAGCTTCGGGCTCGCCGATTCGGCGGTCGCCGCGGCGCTGCTGACGATCTATCCGCCCGGCAACGCGCTGCTCACCATCGAGATGAAGATCAACTACCTCGAGCCCATCGCCGGCGGCACCGTCGCGGCCGAGGCGCGCGTCCTGCGCGCGAGCCGGCGCAGCGCCTACGCCGAGGTCGACGTGCTCGCGGGCGGCAAGCTCGCCGCCCGCGCCACCACCACCTATATGATCAAGCCGCCGCCCGGCTGA
- a CDS encoding VTT domain-containing protein, whose amino-acid sequence MREVEALFADTIAAAREVLYVENQYLTAIGLGEALAAALAKPHGPEVILVVPQTCSGWLEEGTMGVLRARLVRRLRAADRFGRLYAYAPCVPGSDGPVFVNVHAKVMMADDALLRIGSANLSNRSMGMDTECDLALESHGDHRIGATIVGLRDRLLGEHLGVAPAAFADAVRAAGSVGQAIERLRGGPRTLVPLADVDPGWLDETLPPTVFPDLERPVADVAPLAETLPPGLREPVLRTALRGLGVLAVLLGLAALWNATGLHDAIVPSTLAASLAPLRESAAGPLVALAGFVVAATFLVPVTALIAATVLLFGPALGAPLALVGSLLAAGAAYAIGRLLWRDTVRRLTGPALGRVARQLARAGTTGVAAVRLVPVAPYTVVGVVAGALQVRFLPYLAGTALGLLPGILGLSLFADLLIG is encoded by the coding sequence GTGCGCGAGGTCGAGGCGCTGTTCGCCGATACGATCGCGGCCGCGCGCGAGGTGCTCTACGTGGAGAACCAGTACCTCACGGCGATCGGTCTCGGCGAGGCGCTCGCGGCGGCGCTCGCGAAGCCGCACGGGCCCGAGGTGATCCTCGTCGTGCCGCAGACCTGCTCGGGATGGCTCGAGGAGGGCACGATGGGCGTGCTGCGGGCGCGTCTCGTGCGCCGCCTGCGGGCCGCCGATCGCTTCGGACGCCTCTACGCCTATGCCCCCTGCGTGCCGGGCTCCGACGGACCCGTCTTCGTCAACGTCCACGCGAAGGTGATGATGGCGGACGACGCGCTCCTGCGCATCGGCTCGGCGAACCTCAGCAACCGCTCGATGGGGATGGACACCGAGTGCGACCTCGCGCTCGAGTCGCACGGCGACCACCGGATCGGTGCGACGATCGTCGGCCTCCGCGACCGGCTCCTCGGCGAGCATCTCGGCGTGGCGCCGGCGGCGTTCGCCGACGCCGTGCGCGCCGCGGGCTCGGTCGGCCAGGCGATCGAGCGCCTGCGCGGCGGCCCGCGCACACTGGTGCCGCTCGCCGACGTCGATCCCGGCTGGCTCGACGAGACCCTGCCTCCCACCGTGTTCCCCGACCTCGAGCGCCCCGTCGCCGACGTCGCGCCCCTCGCCGAGACGCTGCCGCCGGGCCTGCGCGAGCCGGTGCTGCGCACGGCGCTCCGCGGCCTCGGCGTGCTCGCCGTGCTGCTCGGTCTCGCGGCGCTGTGGAACGCCACCGGCCTGCACGACGCGATCGTGCCGTCGACGCTGGCGGCGTCGCTGGCGCCGCTGCGCGAGAGCGCCGCCGGGCCGCTGGTCGCACTGGCCGGCTTCGTCGTCGCGGCGACGTTCCTCGTGCCCGTGACCGCGCTCATCGCCGCCACCGTGCTGCTCTTCGGGCCGGCGCTCGGCGCACCCCTGGCCCTGGTCGGGAGCCTGCTCGCCGCCGGGGCGGCGTATGCGATCGGCCGGCTCTTGTGGCGCGATACCGTGCGGCGGCTCACCGGCCCGGCGCTCGGGCGCGTCGCACGGCAGCTCGCGCGTGCCGGGACGACGGGGGTGGCCGCCGTGCGCCTCGTCCCCGTGGCGCCGTACACCGTCGTCGGCGTGGTCGCGGGGGCGCTCCAGGTGCGCTTCCTGCCGTATCTCGCCGGCACCGCGCTCGGCCTCCTGCCGGGGATCCTCGGGCTCTCGCTCTTCGCCGACCTGCTGATCGGCTGA
- a CDS encoding sigma-54-dependent Fis family transcriptional regulator: protein MPDALLVDDDPPHLEALCALVEQEGFTTRGASTVGEARSALGERLPDVIVTDLMLPDGSGLDLLRDLDGQPRRPEIILVTGHATVESAVTAMRLGVLDYLTKPIDLPRLKSVLENVTRTLDLRHEIGNLRGELRKLGRLGQLIGASPAIHQVYDMIARVAPTDATVLVQGESGTGKELVAQTIHELSRRRRGPFLAINCGAVSPNLIETELFGHERGSFTGAAQRHRGHFERASGGTLFLDEVTEMPIELQVKLLRVLETGSVMRIGGDDPVQTDVRVVAATNRVPTQAVGEGRLREDLYYRLNVFPIVLPPLRDREGDIVRLAEHFLQMLNEQEGARKQFSAAALARLERHEWPGNVRELKNVVHRAHILADAEIDAKCLSPELGMPASAPATPGAPPSFRVGTSLDEAERQLILATLEYFEGDKKKAAEVLGISLKTLYNRLNVYKQHA from the coding sequence ATGCCCGACGCCCTACTCGTCGACGACGATCCGCCCCATCTCGAGGCCCTGTGCGCGCTCGTCGAGCAGGAGGGGTTCACCACGCGCGGAGCCAGCACGGTGGGCGAGGCGCGCAGCGCGCTCGGCGAGCGCCTGCCCGACGTCATCGTCACCGACCTCATGCTGCCGGACGGCTCGGGGCTCGACCTGCTGCGCGACCTCGACGGCCAGCCGCGCCGGCCCGAGATCATCCTCGTCACCGGCCACGCGACGGTGGAGTCGGCGGTGACGGCGATGCGGCTCGGCGTGCTCGACTACCTGACGAAGCCCATCGACCTGCCGCGCCTGAAGAGCGTGCTCGAGAACGTCACGCGCACGCTCGACCTGCGGCACGAGATCGGCAACCTGCGCGGCGAGCTGCGCAAGCTCGGCCGCCTCGGCCAGCTGATCGGCGCGTCGCCGGCCATCCACCAGGTCTACGACATGATCGCCCGCGTCGCGCCCACCGACGCCACCGTGCTGGTGCAGGGCGAGAGCGGCACCGGCAAGGAGCTGGTCGCGCAGACCATCCACGAGCTCAGCCGGCGCCGGCGCGGGCCGTTCCTCGCCATCAACTGCGGCGCGGTGTCGCCGAACCTCATCGAGACGGAGCTGTTCGGCCACGAGCGCGGCAGCTTCACCGGCGCCGCGCAACGTCATCGCGGCCACTTCGAGCGCGCCTCGGGCGGCACCCTGTTCCTCGACGAGGTCACCGAGATGCCCATCGAGCTCCAGGTGAAGCTCCTGCGCGTGCTCGAGACCGGCAGCGTCATGCGCATCGGCGGCGACGACCCGGTGCAGACCGACGTGCGCGTCGTGGCGGCGACGAACCGCGTCCCCACGCAGGCGGTCGGCGAGGGCCGGCTGCGCGAGGATCTCTACTACCGCCTGAACGTCTTCCCCATCGTCCTGCCGCCGCTGCGCGACCGCGAGGGCGACATCGTCCGCCTGGCCGAGCATTTCCTGCAGATGCTCAACGAGCAGGAGGGGGCGCGGAAGCAGTTCAGCGCCGCCGCGCTCGCGCGCCTCGAACGACACGAGTGGCCCGGCAACGTGCGCGAGCTCAAGAACGTCGTGCACCGCGCGCACATCCTCGCCGACGCCGAGATCGACGCGAAGTGTCTCTCGCCCGAGCTGGGCATGCCGGCGAGCGCGCCCGCGACGCCGGGCGCGCCGCCGTCCTTCCGCGTCGGCACCTCGCTCGACGAGGCCGAGCGGCAGCTGATCCTCGCCACCCTCGAGTACTTCGAGGGCGACAAGAAGAAGGCCGCCGAGGTCCTCGGGATCAGCCTGAAGACGCTCTACAACCGGCTGAACGTCTACAAGCAGCACGCCTGA
- a CDS encoding BON domain-containing protein → MHKSIALTLAAFAAGAWFVITPDVRAAAPADAWITTKAKIALVTADDVSAMAVNVDTIDGRVTLHGTVDSEAEKAKAEDAVAQIAGVREVRNMLQVVAPSRQESMQVLDEKLRESVVETLKRDRQLADVSVQSVNAGVVLLAGTVPTLTAHLDALETVSAVPGVRRVETEIKSPDRLGDAEIQKERGVAGATTGGVGDMWLTSAVKLRLLADERVPGMDINVDTTRGTVTLFGIVATNEAKAAAEQDAKKVEGVRTVKNALQVVPEERQEQVAAKDEELQERVEQKLAQSEALGKAGVDVDVKNGVARLTGTVPSSEDRLRAAVLARTTPGVRAVTEELRVETN, encoded by the coding sequence ATGCACAAGTCGATCGCTCTCACGCTCGCGGCGTTCGCCGCGGGCGCGTGGTTCGTCATCACCCCCGACGTTCGCGCCGCGGCGCCGGCGGATGCGTGGATCACGACGAAGGCGAAGATCGCCCTCGTCACCGCCGACGACGTCTCGGCGATGGCCGTGAACGTCGACACCATCGACGGCCGGGTCACGCTGCACGGAACCGTCGACTCGGAGGCCGAGAAGGCGAAGGCCGAGGACGCCGTCGCGCAGATCGCCGGCGTGCGCGAAGTGCGCAACATGCTCCAGGTCGTCGCGCCGTCGCGCCAGGAGTCGATGCAGGTGCTCGACGAGAAGCTGCGCGAGAGCGTCGTCGAGACGCTGAAGCGCGACCGACAGCTCGCCGACGTCTCGGTCCAGTCGGTGAACGCCGGCGTGGTGCTGCTCGCCGGCACGGTGCCGACGCTGACGGCGCATCTCGACGCCCTCGAGACGGTGTCGGCGGTGCCGGGCGTCCGCCGCGTCGAGACCGAGATCAAGAGCCCCGACCGACTCGGGGACGCCGAGATCCAGAAGGAGCGCGGCGTCGCCGGCGCGACGACGGGCGGCGTCGGCGACATGTGGCTCACCTCGGCGGTGAAGCTGCGGCTGCTGGCCGACGAGCGCGTGCCGGGCATGGACATCAACGTCGACACCACGCGCGGCACGGTCACGCTCTTCGGCATCGTGGCGACGAACGAGGCCAAGGCGGCGGCCGAGCAGGACGCGAAGAAGGTCGAGGGCGTCCGCACGGTGAAGAACGCGCTCCAGGTGGTGCCCGAGGAGCGGCAGGAGCAGGTCGCCGCGAAGGACGAGGAGCTCCAGGAGCGCGTGGAGCAGAAGCTCGCGCAGAGCGAGGCGCTCGGCAAGGCGGGCGTCGACGTCGACGTGAAGAACGGCGTCGCGCGCCTCACCGGCACCGTGCCGTCGTCGGAGGACCGGCTGCGCGCGGCCGTCCTGGCGCGCACCACCCCGGGTGTCCGTGCCGTCACCGAAGAGCTGCGCGTCGAGACCAATTGA
- a CDS encoding AI-2E family transporter, translated as MRPVPVMLGLAGLVLTWWLSDIVLLTFLAIVLACALQPVHGLLTRHGVPRGPAIVAVYVAVLLLVLVAAVAVVPIVVDRVVAFLMELPRHYDAVLAALHESRLRLLRLLGSRLPALDAVPATITGALSMDSLRGVFGLTTGVLAAVSLAVATFALSLYWALDVPRVERLVLSLVPVERRAEALSAWHELEARLGAFVRGQVLVMIAVGVAAAAGYAAIGLPDAIVLGLIAGVCEAIPVVGPLVAAVPAILLALPLGSGTVLAVTAWASLVQLVESHVLMPRVMAHAVGLSALASLLALLVLGSLVGPLGVIAAIPAAVALQVLVERSVLGDGLDVPASEPATLRGLWARARSLRTRLRERLRQRETRMGIDPASPDHRGDELDQRLETAVERIVRRLGAAQATLRAAPSAEAARILHELDAAVREIELATAPLDAATEPSPRHAERVHAAVEHAAAVLRRLDDGASTA; from the coding sequence ATGCGTCCCGTTCCCGTGATGCTCGGCCTGGCCGGCCTGGTGCTCACGTGGTGGCTGTCGGACATCGTCCTCCTCACCTTCCTCGCCATCGTGCTGGCCTGTGCGCTCCAGCCGGTGCACGGCCTGCTGACGCGTCACGGCGTTCCGCGCGGGCCGGCGATCGTCGCGGTCTACGTCGCCGTGCTGCTCCTCGTGCTGGTGGCCGCCGTCGCCGTCGTCCCGATCGTCGTCGACCGCGTCGTCGCCTTCCTCATGGAGCTGCCGCGCCACTACGACGCCGTCCTTGCGGCGCTCCATGAGAGCCGGTTGCGCCTGCTGCGGTTGCTCGGGTCGCGGCTCCCCGCGCTCGACGCCGTCCCCGCGACGATCACCGGCGCGCTGTCGATGGACTCGTTGCGCGGCGTCTTCGGTCTGACGACCGGCGTCCTGGCCGCCGTGTCGCTGGCGGTCGCGACCTTCGCGCTCTCGCTCTACTGGGCGCTCGACGTGCCGCGGGTCGAGCGCCTCGTGCTGTCGCTGGTCCCGGTCGAGCGGCGCGCCGAGGCGCTCTCGGCATGGCACGAGCTGGAGGCGCGTCTCGGCGCCTTCGTCCGCGGCCAGGTGCTGGTGATGATCGCCGTCGGCGTCGCCGCTGCCGCCGGCTACGCGGCGATCGGTCTGCCGGACGCCATCGTGCTCGGCCTGATCGCCGGCGTCTGCGAGGCCATTCCCGTCGTCGGCCCGCTGGTCGCCGCGGTGCCGGCGATCCTCCTCGCGCTGCCGCTCGGCAGCGGCACGGTGCTCGCGGTGACCGCCTGGGCGTCGCTCGTGCAGCTCGTCGAAAGCCACGTGCTGATGCCGCGCGTGATGGCCCACGCCGTCGGCCTCAGCGCTCTCGCTTCGCTGCTCGCCCTGCTCGTCCTGGGCTCGCTGGTCGGGCCCCTCGGCGTGATCGCCGCCATCCCCGCCGCCGTCGCGCTCCAGGTGCTCGTCGAGCGCTCGGTCCTCGGCGACGGGCTCGACGTGCCCGCGAGCGAGCCGGCGACGCTGCGCGGCCTGTGGGCCCGCGCGCGCAGCCTGCGGACGCGGCTGCGCGAGCGGTTGCGGCAGCGCGAGACGCGCATGGGGATCGATCCGGCCTCGCCCGACCACCGCGGCGACGAGCTGGATCAGCGCCTCGAGACCGCCGTCGAGCGCATCGTGCGTCGTCTGGGCGCCGCCCAGGCGACGCTGCGCGCCGCCCCGTCGGCGGAGGCGGCGCGCATCCTCCACGAGCTCGACGCCGCGGTGCGGGAGATCGAGCTGGCGACGGCGCCGCTCGACGCCGCCACCGAGCCGTCGCCACGGCACGCCGAGCGCGTGCACGCCGCCGTCGAGCACGCCGCGGCGGTCCTGCGGCGGCTCGACGACGGCGCATCGACGGCCTGA